One genomic segment of Flagellimonas marinaquae includes these proteins:
- a CDS encoding serine hydrolase domain-containing protein codes for MRLLFILTLILIANGCGTNKVIAPTNSEIFAENHPVFATQFQNKVKDIYLEKEMYGDFIFAVVDENGLAYSFALNREILNGKEVSLGNDTPIYIASSTKSFTGTLLQILEEKNVLSLEKSLHDHLPDLNFKDSVDTKNITLTHLLNHTHGTFSTPMTWKTAFLGYKDGNKELIHDLNTDFLFDPSGKYRYSNVGPILAGMVAEKVTGKTWKTLMGNHIFSTLKMENTSANVSDFDFENIRPSLTVTKEKGIVEKGFYKSDITMHASGGIVSTINDLSKWLAANINQDSVLLHKDSWGELHTSTTTQDKKYFTYQRSGYSLGWDIAAYGNDRILTRFGGLAGISFHISFMPDKKVGVIAFSNDNRAYLLPHLMANYAYNLINEQPADRILKMEKTSFDNSFKREDNLEYPDDSQMLSANSTNDSIMGTYHNEQNWPTIEIYREEDHYIFKWGVLKGKIFRNDEGGYSSNLGVLSRTFQVSKDSLSTGSLIYKR; via the coding sequence ATGAGATTGTTATTTATTCTAACTTTAATATTAATAGCTAACGGATGCGGGACCAACAAGGTTATCGCTCCCACCAATTCTGAAATTTTTGCTGAAAACCACCCCGTTTTTGCAACGCAATTTCAAAACAAGGTAAAGGACATTTATCTTGAAAAAGAAATGTATGGGGATTTCATCTTCGCCGTGGTCGATGAAAACGGCTTGGCATATTCATTTGCATTGAATCGGGAAATTTTAAATGGCAAAGAGGTCTCTCTGGGTAACGATACTCCTATTTATATTGCATCCAGCACCAAATCGTTTACGGGTACTTTGCTACAAATTTTGGAGGAGAAAAATGTTCTCTCCTTGGAAAAGTCGTTGCACGACCACCTCCCCGATTTAAATTTCAAAGATAGTGTCGATACAAAGAACATTACCCTTACCCATCTTTTAAACCATACCCATGGGACCTTTAGTACGCCGATGACATGGAAAACCGCCTTTTTGGGATACAAGGATGGGAATAAGGAGCTGATACATGATCTAAACACTGATTTTCTATTTGATCCCTCAGGCAAGTATCGGTATTCCAACGTAGGACCAATCCTAGCTGGCATGGTTGCAGAAAAAGTGACCGGAAAAACATGGAAAACCCTTATGGGGAACCACATCTTTTCTACTTTAAAAATGGAAAACACAAGTGCCAATGTCAGTGATTTTGACTTCGAAAACATTCGTCCTTCATTAACCGTTACCAAAGAAAAGGGAATTGTTGAAAAAGGTTTCTATAAATCAGATATCACGATGCATGCCTCTGGAGGGATTGTTTCCACCATCAATGATCTATCCAAATGGTTGGCCGCGAATATCAATCAGGATAGTGTACTATTACATAAAGATTCGTGGGGTGAACTGCATACCTCAACCACTACCCAGGACAAAAAATACTTTACCTACCAACGTTCTGGTTATAGTTTGGGCTGGGATATTGCGGCATATGGGAATGATAGGATTTTGACCCGATTTGGAGGACTGGCCGGGATCAGCTTTCACATCTCTTTTATGCCCGATAAAAAGGTCGGGGTGATTGCTTTTTCGAACGATAACAGAGCTTACCTATTACCTCATTTGATGGCAAATTATGCCTACAACCTAATCAATGAACAGCCTGCTGACAGAATTTTAAAAATGGAAAAAACCTCTTTCGATAATAGTTTTAAGAGGGAAGATAACTTGGAATATCCTGATGACTCGCAAATGCTTTCAGCCAATTCAACCAATGATAGCATCATGGGAACGTATCACAATGAGCAAAACTGGCCCACCATTGAAATTTACAGAGAAGAGGACCACTACATTTTTAAATGGGGAGTATTAAAGGGTAAAATATTCCGAAACGATGAGGGTGGATACAGTAGCAATCTAGGGGTATTATCAAGAACTTTTCAGGTCAGTAAAGACTCCCTATCCACCGGATCTTTAATTTACAAAAGATGA
- a CDS encoding NAD(P)H-dependent oxidoreductase, whose translation MNLVENLKWRYATKKFDASKMVSKDELQKLKEAVQLSASSYGLQLYKVMIVSNKELKEKLKPAAWGQDQLTDASHIFVFCNYTERKNEHIDDYIRATSKIQDTPIEKLEGYSNLIKQSTSSKSDVEWQSWSQKQTYLALSNLLAACAELKIDSCPIEGFEPEKFNAILGLEEQGLNAAVIATVGYRSSEDHTQFRKKVRKPMEILFEEV comes from the coding sequence ATGAATCTAGTAGAAAACCTAAAATGGCGTTATGCCACCAAAAAATTTGATGCTTCAAAAATGGTAAGCAAGGACGAGTTACAAAAACTGAAAGAGGCTGTGCAACTTTCCGCTTCATCCTACGGGCTTCAGCTGTATAAAGTTATGATTGTCTCCAACAAGGAACTTAAAGAAAAATTAAAGCCTGCCGCATGGGGCCAAGATCAGCTTACCGACGCCTCCCACATTTTTGTTTTTTGTAATTATACCGAAAGAAAAAACGAGCATATTGATGATTACATTAGAGCTACCTCTAAAATTCAGGACACGCCGATCGAGAAACTTGAGGGGTACAGTAATCTGATCAAGCAGAGTACATCGAGTAAATCGGATGTGGAATGGCAAAGCTGGTCTCAAAAGCAAACCTATTTGGCTCTTTCCAATCTATTGGCCGCCTGTGCGGAACTAAAAATTGATTCCTGTCCTATTGAGGGATTTGAACCTGAAAAGTTCAATGCCATTCTGGGTCTTGAGGAGCAAGGTTTAAATGCTGCGGTAATTGCAACGGTCGGATATCGTTCTTCCGAAGACCACACCCAGTTCAGAAAAAAGGTAAGAAAACCCATGGAAATTCTTTTTGAGGAAGTTTAA
- a CDS encoding DMT family transporter, with protein MNQYINILLAFVGGVFLAMQGGLNAQLGVQLKNPLLASLTAFFFSTLFVLVVVVISIKNIPNASQLWSIPKHLWFTGALFSVIGIGLYYYTIPKLGISTMISVGLFGQLIFSAIAGHFGWFGLPQEPMAIKKMVGLITMVIGILLINKV; from the coding sequence ATGAATCAGTATATCAACATTTTATTGGCTTTTGTAGGTGGAGTGTTTCTGGCCATGCAAGGTGGATTAAATGCACAATTGGGCGTTCAATTAAAAAATCCGTTGTTGGCTTCGCTCACGGCATTTTTTTTTAGTACACTCTTTGTATTAGTGGTAGTGGTGATTAGTATCAAAAACATTCCTAACGCCTCTCAACTATGGAGTATTCCAAAACATTTATGGTTCACTGGAGCTCTTTTTAGCGTGATAGGGATAGGACTCTACTACTACACAATCCCGAAGCTGGGCATATCTACTATGATCTCCGTTGGTTTGTTCGGTCAACTTATTTTTTCAGCAATCGCCGGGCATTTTGGCTGGTTTGGACTGCCCCAAGAACCGATGGCCATAAAAAAAATGGTTGGATTGATAACAATGGTGATCGGCATTTTATTAATCAATAAAGTTTAA
- a CDS encoding alpha/beta hydrolase family protein — protein sequence MGKQASNRENPMIFLESKSNYGNRPRFFEKLIVGSDSGSKKLSAGTQLGICLTALLFAIFSCSGNNSFQKKPPVSIDMVIKTEKVAIGGTLVIPSHLKTTSLVILSSGSGPQDRDETLEGFKIFKTIAEHLAANGIASFRYDDRGVGESTGNFVNSTLDDHAKDLESIIDYFKVSKSHTFKSFALLGHSQGGIVASKVAVANTSVKKVILMGAPAVPLIDVVLYQIREEHKQLGISPSLIEEDVSAHNRLMRAIKDQNNIETALEAFQNTSQAILWFQNSEKELDLKKIAEQVRVTAKEYHIIYGLPSLTSFLYYDPSKDFERLNTPVLSLFGGLDFQVPIHQNKDRMENALLSAGTSYQFKTFDKANHFFQKAETGNRDEYSKLEKRFVDGFLDEISSWLVDE from the coding sequence ATGGGAAAACAAGCATCAAATAGAGAGAATCCAATGATATTTTTAGAATCAAAATCCAATTATGGAAACAGGCCACGGTTTTTTGAGAAACTGATAGTAGGTTCAGATAGTGGGTCCAAAAAGCTGAGTGCTGGTACCCAACTTGGAATTTGCTTAACTGCTTTGTTGTTCGCAATATTTTCCTGTTCTGGAAATAATAGTTTCCAGAAAAAACCACCAGTATCGATTGATATGGTTATAAAAACAGAAAAAGTTGCCATTGGAGGAACCCTGGTGATCCCCTCTCATTTAAAAACTACATCGCTTGTTATTTTGAGTTCGGGAAGTGGCCCACAGGATAGGGATGAAACTTTGGAGGGATTTAAGATATTTAAGACCATTGCCGAGCATTTGGCAGCTAATGGAATTGCTTCTTTCCGATACGATGATAGGGGAGTTGGAGAGAGTACGGGGAATTTTGTAAATAGCACGCTCGATGACCACGCCAAGGATCTGGAAAGCATCATAGACTATTTTAAAGTGTCAAAATCCCATACGTTCAAAAGTTTTGCTCTATTAGGGCATAGTCAAGGTGGAATTGTAGCCTCTAAGGTCGCGGTGGCGAACACATCAGTTAAGAAAGTAATTTTAATGGGGGCTCCGGCAGTGCCATTGATCGATGTCGTGCTTTATCAAATTCGAGAGGAACATAAACAATTGGGTATTTCACCCTCATTGATAGAGGAGGATGTTTCAGCTCACAATAGATTAATGCGAGCCATAAAAGACCAGAACAACATCGAAACAGCGCTCGAAGCGTTCCAAAATACAAGTCAGGCTATTTTATGGTTCCAAAATTCAGAAAAGGAATTGGATTTGAAGAAGATAGCGGAGCAAGTCAGGGTTACCGCAAAAGAATACCATATTATCTATGGTCTACCTTCTTTAACATCTTTTCTGTATTACGACCCTTCCAAGGATTTTGAGCGACTCAATACTCCTGTTTTAAGTCTGTTTGGCGGACTGGATTTTCAAGTGCCCATTCATCAAAATAAAGATAGAATGGAAAATGCTTTGCTGAGTGCAGGGACAAGTTATCAATTTAAAACCTTTGATAAGGCCAACCATTTCTTTCAAAAAGCCGAGACCGGCAATCGCGATGAATATTCAAAACTTGAAAAGAGATTTGTTGATGGATTTTTAGATGAAATTTCCAGTTGGCTGGTTGATGAATAG
- a CDS encoding serine hydrolase domain-containing protein, with the protein MRKFYLLILMAFSFCSESFGQKLPTKTQDLVQRLDNYLSASETNGYNGAVLVVKGNEVILDKGYGWANTADSIYNTKETVFDICSVTKQFTAAAILKLEEEGRLKLDNPLHIYFKDIPLDKANITIHQLLTHTAGFSHGIGEGDFDHIPEAEYFDRLFSSELRFEPGEKYSYSNSGYSVLGKIIEKVSGKSYETFLQEKLFAPSGMTQTGYILPNWNLNHVANEYVYNVIDKGNHVDRYLADGKIAWPLKANGGINSTLQDMYRWYLALRDQKVLRKASIDLLTRPHVQEQVGQSTYYAYGWAIFESDRNTKIIGHNGFNGVSYFEFLWFPEEDTLILFASNSSTRETSRMPIELERILFDEAYVAEPYPQNLVMQLVHFVEDFSGTHKELSAAIKKKYSAELDSPSHLNRLSGLYLREQEQEKALAIARLNCDLFPNDGNIWDTLGEVYMASNRDEDAIKSYRKALELKPKEDCFYCENALEQIEKLTQRKK; encoded by the coding sequence ATGAGAAAATTCTATCTCCTTATTTTGATGGCCTTTAGCTTTTGCTCAGAGAGTTTTGGTCAAAAATTACCTACCAAAACCCAAGATTTGGTTCAGCGATTGGACAACTATTTATCGGCATCCGAGACCAATGGATATAATGGTGCTGTATTGGTTGTTAAGGGCAATGAAGTTATTCTGGATAAAGGCTATGGCTGGGCAAACACGGCGGATTCGATTTATAATACCAAAGAAACCGTTTTTGATATTTGTTCTGTTACCAAACAATTTACTGCAGCTGCCATCCTAAAATTGGAGGAAGAAGGAAGGCTTAAACTGGATAACCCTTTACACATCTATTTTAAAGACATACCTTTGGACAAGGCAAATATCACAATTCACCAATTGTTGACACATACCGCAGGTTTTTCCCATGGCATCGGCGAAGGGGATTTTGATCATATTCCAGAGGCAGAGTATTTTGATCGGTTGTTCTCCAGCGAACTTAGATTTGAACCCGGCGAAAAGTATAGTTACTCAAACTCCGGGTACAGCGTACTTGGTAAAATTATTGAAAAAGTATCTGGAAAATCCTACGAGACCTTTCTTCAGGAAAAATTATTTGCTCCTTCCGGAATGACACAGACCGGCTATATTTTGCCCAATTGGAACTTGAACCATGTAGCCAATGAGTATGTGTACAATGTAATTGATAAAGGAAATCATGTTGATCGATATCTAGCGGATGGAAAAATCGCTTGGCCTTTAAAAGCCAATGGGGGAATCAACTCTACTTTGCAAGATATGTATAGATGGTATTTGGCATTGAGAGATCAAAAAGTGTTGCGTAAAGCCTCCATAGATCTATTGACCCGGCCTCATGTTCAGGAACAAGTGGGGCAGTCTACCTATTATGCGTATGGATGGGCCATTTTTGAATCGGATAGAAATACCAAAATAATTGGTCATAACGGATTCAATGGGGTGAGCTATTTTGAGTTTCTTTGGTTTCCAGAAGAAGATACCCTTATTTTATTCGCCTCCAATTCGTCCACAAGAGAAACATCAAGAATGCCCATTGAGTTGGAAAGGATACTTTTTGATGAAGCATATGTTGCTGAACCTTATCCTCAAAATTTGGTAATGCAACTAGTTCACTTTGTAGAAGATTTTTCCGGTACCCACAAAGAACTGTCCGCTGCTATAAAGAAGAAATATAGCGCAGAATTGGATTCACCTTCGCACCTAAATCGATTAAGTGGTCTGTACTTGAGAGAACAAGAACAGGAAAAGGCCTTGGCAATTGCACGGTTAAACTGTGATTTATTTCCCAATGACGGAAATATTTGGGATACATTGGGAGAAGTTTACATGGCATCCAATAGAGATGAGGATGCTATAAAAAGTTATAGGAAGGCCCTGGAGCTTAAGCCAAAAGAGGATTGTTTCTATTGTGAAAACGCACTAGAACAAATCGAGAAATTAACGCAACGCAAAAAATAA
- a CDS encoding 5-carboxymethyl-2-hydroxymuconate Delta-isomerase, with product MPHFVLDCSNTVIKSQSPESIIQLVYKTAESTGLFDPEDIKVRINPFEHYLVGNAKDDFIHIFGNIMEGRTTEQKANLSKQIVSELKGMFPEVPIISINIRGFEKATYCNKTMA from the coding sequence ATGCCTCATTTTGTACTGGACTGTTCCAATACAGTCATTAAATCGCAATCGCCGGAATCCATAATACAATTGGTTTATAAAACTGCAGAATCCACAGGTTTGTTTGATCCCGAGGATATTAAGGTACGGATCAATCCTTTTGAACACTATTTGGTAGGGAATGCAAAGGATGACTTCATCCACATTTTTGGAAACATTATGGAAGGGAGAACTACCGAACAAAAGGCCAATTTATCAAAACAAATTGTTTCGGAACTCAAAGGTATGTTCCCCGAAGTTCCCATCATCTCTATCAACATCAGGGGTTTTGAGAAAGCTACCTATTGCAACAAAACCATGGCTTAA
- a CDS encoding GNAT family N-acetyltransferase, whose amino-acid sequence MEEKITSIDKTEYKEVVDVWEASVRATHHFLKEEDIAYFKPLILNTYLDAVDLKGIRDENGKIMGFLGVADQNLEMLFIHPSYIGKGIGRTLLDFGINHLNVTKVDVNEQNENAVGFYKHCRFVVIGRSEVDSLGKPYPILHMKLENNTNI is encoded by the coding sequence ATGGAAGAAAAAATTACCAGTATAGATAAAACAGAATACAAGGAAGTTGTAGATGTATGGGAAGCCTCTGTGAGAGCTACTCACCACTTCTTAAAAGAAGAGGACATAGCCTATTTCAAGCCTTTAATTTTAAATACCTATTTAGATGCTGTTGATTTAAAAGGTATTAGAGATGAAAATGGAAAAATAATGGGCTTTCTTGGAGTGGCCGATCAAAATTTGGAAATGCTATTCATCCATCCATCATATATAGGAAAAGGAATAGGAAGGACCTTGTTAGATTTTGGTATCAACCATTTAAATGTGACTAAAGTTGATGTTAATGAGCAGAATGAAAATGCTGTTGGGTTTTATAAACATTGCCGATTTGTAGTAATTGGACGCTCCGAAGTGGATTCATTGGGAAAGCCTTACCCGATTTTGCATATGAAACTAGAAAATAATACCAATATATAA
- a CDS encoding antibiotic biosynthesis monooxygenase family protein → MYVVIYRFKVIQGNEVAFENLWRAITKAFMAHAEGLGSRLHKTEAGVYIAYAQWPSKNHWKSAKEKLPESDLEIIQNMNDCCETATVLHQMEVMDDLLVFPST, encoded by the coding sequence ATGTATGTAGTAATCTATCGGTTTAAAGTTATCCAAGGCAACGAAGTTGCTTTTGAGAACTTATGGCGGGCGATTACCAAAGCATTTATGGCCCATGCGGAAGGGCTTGGCTCCCGTCTCCATAAAACCGAGGCGGGAGTTTATATTGCATATGCCCAATGGCCGAGCAAGAACCACTGGAAGTCTGCAAAGGAAAAACTCCCCGAATCGGATCTTGAAATTATCCAAAATATGAATGATTGTTGCGAAACTGCGACTGTGCTACATCAAATGGAAGTGATGGATGATCTTCTTGTTTTTCCAAGTACCTAA
- a CDS encoding DoxX family protein, producing the protein MKRNKNVAILLFRVSIPFTMLIYGIDKITNGTGFIGSLLDAYNLPSFFVYGVFIGEIVAPLMLVLGYRSRLAGLLLAFNCLLAILMAQIQHIFTLNQYGGWTLDLLFIYLVAGVAFYFSGAGEHAISTSHAWD; encoded by the coding sequence ATGAAACGAAACAAAAATGTTGCTATCCTTCTTTTTAGGGTTTCCATTCCCTTTACCATGCTGATTTATGGTATTGATAAAATTACAAACGGCACCGGGTTCATCGGCAGTTTATTGGATGCCTATAATTTGCCCTCCTTTTTTGTCTATGGGGTTTTTATAGGGGAAATAGTAGCACCACTAATGCTCGTGTTAGGCTACAGAAGTAGATTGGCAGGTTTACTATTAGCCTTTAATTGTTTATTGGCCATACTTATGGCCCAAATCCAACATATTTTCACATTAAACCAGTATGGCGGTTGGACATTAGACCTTTTGTTTATTTATCTTGTTGCAGGAGTCGCTTTTTATTTCAGTGGCGCAGGTGAACATGCTATCTCGACCTCTCATGCTTGGGACTGA